DNA from Ralstonia insidiosa:
TCAGGCACCCAGGCTGGTCAGGGTGGGCAGCGCATCAGCAGGGCGCTGCAGCAGCACGCCAAGGATCTCGCGCCGCCACGCGTCGTAAAGCGGAACATGGTTGCGCGTATCGATGCCGGCCGCGCGTTCGTTCAGTGCCCATGATTCGCGCAGGTAGTCGCCCAGGAGCACTTGCAGCTTGTCGTCGGCTTCCAGCACTTCACCGACGAGTTGTTCGCGTTGCGCATCCGATGCGGCATTGAGCTTGTTATGCCACCACTCGGTGATGAGGATGCGGTGCACCTCTTCGTCCGGCATGATGCGGTTCTCGGCAAAGTCGCGGTTGGCGAGATCGAGCACACGCGAGGTGCGCCGGTTGACCTGCAGCCGCGCGAGGATGTGATGCTCGTAGTGGAACTCCCATGCGAGGAAGGCGGCCTGGCTGGTCAGCGGGTAGTCGCCCAGGATGTCCCAGTGGTGGCGTACGTCTTGCGCAATGCGGTCGATCTGGTCGTGCCCCGACAGCACGCGGATGCGCTCGCGCGAGGCCACCGCGTGAAAGCCGTCGTCGCCAATCTGTCGTGAGAGCGCGAGCTGAAACTCGGGCTCGTCGCGAAACAGCCGGTCCAGCCCGGCGCTTGCCAGTTGCACGATGAAAAGATCGTGCGCGGCGTTCCACAGCGCGTAGTCGATCACCCCTTCCCGTTCTTCTGGGGTTTGCGCATCGCGCGGTGGCTCGGTGCGTGAAGGCGGCAGGTGTGGCGCGTGCACGGCGGCGACGCGGTCAAAGAGGTCTTTCTCCAGCGCCGCGCCATAGCGCGCGGGCGTCGTTTCGAGGTGGGTTTGGGTCACGTTGACATCCTGGTCGCGGAGGTTGGCTCCGGTGGATCGGTGTGCGCCACCGCCGGGTGGGCGGGCGCGACAAGGCTGACATCGTTGCATTGAAGGCGGCGCAGACGAACGAAGCGTTGCGCATGTCGTCAGAACCTGCGCGCAGATTGCGCGGCTTCGTCCAGCCGAAGCGGCTACAGGCCGTTCTCCACCATCTCGACCACGCGCAGGGCGATGGCGCCTGTCTGCTCGGGCGGGCGGCCGCGTAGCGGGCCGTCGATGATCAGCAGCGCTAGCCCGTGCACCGCAGACCATGCGAGATATTCAGCGCCCGGACGGCGCTCGGCTGGGAGCACGCCTGCGGCAGTCATGCGGTCGAGTGCCAGGCCTAGCAACTGGAACGGGTTCAGCCCGCTGTTGCCGGCCTTGTCCGGGTCGGCGTCGTTCTCCACTTCATCGGGCACGGCAAACGCGGTGCGGAACAGGCCGGTCTCCATTTGCGCAAAACGCAGGTACCCCACGCCGATGGCGCGCAAGGAGGCGCGGGCCTGCGCATCTTGCGGCCAGGTCGGGTCGATTGCATCCAGTTCCGTTTCCATGGCGCGTGCCAATGCTGCCAGCGCCGCCGCGCGCACCTCCTGCAGCAAATCCAGTCGCCCGGCGAAGTGCCGGTAGGCCGCATTCGGTGCAACGCCAGCGCGGCGCGTTGCCTCGCGCAGCACGATGGCATCTGGGCCGCCGGCACGCGCCAGCTCAATGCCGGCGTCGAGCAGCGCGCGCCGCAAATCGCCGTGACGATAGGTCGATCGCGCGGGCGGGCGGGGTGGTTCCTGGGTCATGCAATCTCCGCAAGCTTTATGTGGACACTGTTCATTATGTCTGCTATCGTTTGTGGACAGTGTTCACAAATCAACACTAGGCGCTGTTGTCGTAGATTCCAAGGCGCTTTTTTCGTCATCGGAGGCCGACATGACAACTGCAACAAATGCCGCGAATGATGAAGCGCAGGTGCGTGCGCTGATCGAAGAATGGGCCGCCGCCGTGCGCGCCAAGGACGTGGACGCAGTGATGCGTCACTACGCGCCTGATGTGGTGGTGTTTGATGTCATGCCGCCGCTGTTTGTAAAAGGTGCTGATGCCTACCGGCGCAACTGGCAGGGCTGGTTCGATGCGCTGGAAGGGCAGGCTGATTTCCAGTTCGTCGAATTGCACCTCGAGGTGAGTGGCGACTTGGCCTATTGCTTCAGCGTGAACCGCTTGCGTGCGCGCTATCGCGACGGCGCGAAGCATGATGCGCAAACACGTGCCACGGTGTGCTTCCGCAAGATCGATGGCCGCTGGCTGGTGGTGCACGAGCACGCCTCCGTGCCAATGCCGGTGCCCGAACCGGCGTGCAATTGACGGCGTCTGTTGATGCGTGGCTTCCCCTGACCGTGTGACCCAACGCGCGGCCGGATCTTCACCCGGAGTCCCTACCTACCCCAAGGAGTTGTGATGCAAATTCAACCGTATCTGTTCTTCGAAGGCCGTTGTGAGGAAGCGCTTGAGTTCTACAAGAAGACGCTTGGCGCCAAGGTTGACGTGGTGATGCACTACAAGGATGCGCCCAAGGATGCGCAACCTACCGCCGAGCAGTGTGGCGGCATGGCACCCCCGCTCGACAAGGTGATGCACGCAGCTTTCCGCGTGGGTGAAACGCAGGTCCTGGCATCCGACGGCATGGCTTCGGGCAAGGCCGATTTCAAAGGCTTCGGGCTGTCGGTGAGTGTGGCTGACAAGGCCGAGGCCGAGCGCACCTTCAAGGCGCTGGGTGACGGTGGTCAGGTGACCATGCCGATGTCGGAAACCTTCTTTGCCAACGCATTCGGCATGGTGGCCGATCGCTTCGGCATCACGTGGATGGTGATTGCGCCCAAGCCGATGTAAGCATTGTGTCGGCGCAAACGGCCACCCGATGGTGGCCGTTCGGCGCAAAGCCGTAGGAAGGTTTGCCTTGGCGCCGGGTGACTGACCGGTGCTAGACTGCGCTTTCACCGGGGCCTTACCAATATCAACGAAACCACCCCCGGGTGGCCGGCCGCTCTGGCCGCGACCCTTCGCATTCCCTGCGCGAAGGCGTCCACTCACCTGCAGCCCCATTTCTGGAGACCGTCTTCATGCTGAAGATCATTGCGATCGTCATCGTCGTTGCCATTGTTGCCGTGCTTGGGTTTGCGGCCACGCGGCCAGACAGCTTTCGCGTGCAGCGCGAGATCGACATCAAGGCGCCGCCCGAAAAGGTGTTTGCCCTGATCGATGATTTTCACCACTGGACCGCCTGGTCGCCGTGGGAAAAGCTCGACCCGGCGATGAAGCGCACGTACGGCGGCCCGACCAATGGCAAGGGCGCGAATTATGCGTGGGAAGGCTCCAGCAAGGTCGGCGCCGGGCGCATGGAGATCGTCGATTCCTCGCTGTCGAACGCGCCCGCCCGCATCCAGATCCAATTGGATTTCCTGAAGCCCTTCGAAGCCCACAACACAGCGGAATTCACGTTGAAGCCTGCGGGCGATCTCACCCATGTGACCTGGGCCATGTACGGCCCGAGCCCGTTCATCTCGAAGGTGATGGGCCTGTTCTTCAGTATGGACGCGGTGATCGGCAAGGACTTCGAGGCCGGTCTCGCCAATCTCAAATTGGCTGCGGAATCCTGAGCGAGGCTGCAGCGCATTCAAGGAGTGGTTCCATGACGCATGGCATCGACGAACGCAAGCGCTGGCTGGCCCTCATCGTGCTCTGCCTGGGCGTGCTGATGATCGTGCTGGATACGACCATCGTGAACGTCGCACTGCCGTCCATCCGGGCGGATCTGGGCTTTTCCGAAACCTCGCTGGTGTGGGTGGTCAACGCCTACATGCTGACCTTTGGCGGTTTCCTGCTGCTGGGTGGGCGATTGGGTGACCTGTTCGGGCATCGCAAGCTGTTCTTGCTGGGGATCACGCTGTTCACGCTGGCTTCTGCGGCGTGTGGTCTGGCGAACTCGCAGGGGTTGCTGATTGCGGCGCGTGCGGTACAGGGGCTGGGCGGGGCCGTGGTGTCGGCGGTGTCGCTGTCGCTCATCATGAACCTGTTCACCTCGCCGGCCGATCGTGCCAAGGCGATGGGCATTTACGGCTTCGTGTGCGCAGGCGGTGGCAGCATCGGCGTGTTGCTGGGCGGGTTGCTGACCAGCGCGCTGAGCTGGCACTGGATCTTCCTGGTCAACCTGCCGATTGGTGTGGCGGTGTACGCCGCATGCATGGCATTGCTGCCTGCTGGCAAGCCACTGGCAGATCGCGCCAAGCTGGACGTGGCAGGCGCGATTGCCGTGACGACCTCGCTCATGCTGGCGGTGTACGCCATCGTGCACGGTAACGAGGTCGGTTGGACGTCCACGCAAACGCTTGCCCAGTTGGGCACGGCTGTCGCGTTGATGATTGCGTTCCTCGTCATTGAGTCGCGCGTGTCGCATCCGCTCATGCCGCTGCACATGTTCGCGCTGCGCAATGTGGCCACGGCCAACGTGGTGGGCGTGCTGTGGGCAGCTGCGATGTTCGCGTGGTTCTTCATCTCGGCGCTCTACATGCAGCGTGTGCTGAACTACAGCGCCATGCAGGTGGGGCTGGCCTTCCTGCCGGCCAACATCATCATGGCGGTGTTCTCGCTGGGGTTGTCGGCCAAGCTGGTGATGCGCTTTGGCATTCGCGCGCCGTTGTCGCTGGGTTTGCTGGTGGCGGCCGTCGGGCTGGTGCTGTTTGCGCGTGCGCCGGCTGGCGGCAACTTCATGCTGGACGTGCTGCCGGGCATGCTGCTGCTGGGCCTGGGTGCAGGCGTGGCCTTCAACCCGGTGTTGCTGGCGGCGATGAGCGATGTCGCGCCGGATGAATCTGGCCTGGCTTCGGGCGTGGTCAACACGTCATTCATGATGGGTGGCGCATTGGGGCTGGCGATTCTCGCAAGCCTGGCGGCAGCCCGCACGAACAACCTGACTGCCGCGGGAGCCGATGCGGCCACCGCACTCAATGGCGGCTATCACCTGGCTTTCCTGCTGGGGGCGATTGCGGCTGTGCTGGCTTCTGCACTGGCCGGCGCCTTCGTACGGACACGTGCACACGCGCACACGCAGGATCAGGCGTCCTCCGCAGCCTCCATCTAAGCTGATTCACACTGCATGTCTCAATCGAGGCATGCGGTGTAATCCGTTATTGACCGACCGGTCGGACTGTTTATAATCGATCCAGCTCCGGCATGACGTGAATGGCGGGGCACGCACATCCAGCACTCCCCAACGCGGGGCCGGAGGATCGCATGTACACCCAAAGCCTGGACCAGCCTGGCGGCTTGCCCACCGAACAGGAACTGGCCGCTGTGCCGCAAGGCGAAGCCGAGTTGCAGGCGCGCTTTGACGCGCGCATCGGTGCTGACCACAAGATCGAACCGCAGGATTGGATGCCCGCGCCGTACCGCAAGACGCTATTGCGGCAGATTTCGCAGCACGCGCATTCAGAGGTGGTGGGCATGCTGCCCGAGGGCAACTGGATCAGCCGCGCGCCGTCGCTCAAGCGCAAGGCCATCCTCCTGGCCAAGGTGCAGGACGAGGCGGGTCATGGCCTCTATCTCTACTCCGCCGCCGAAACGCTCGGCAGCACGCGCGACGAGATGATCGACGCGCTGCACGAGGGGCGGGCCAAGTATTCGTCCATCTTCAATTACCCGACGCTGTCATGGGCAGACGTGGGCGTGATCGGCTGGCTGGTGGACGGCGCGGCCATCATGAACCAGGTGCCGCTGTGCCGTTGCTCGTACGGCCCCTATGCACGCGCCATGATCCGCATCTGCAAGGAAGAGTCGTTCCACCAGCGCCAGGGTTTTGAGTCGCTGCTGACCATGATGGGCGGCACGCAGCCGCAGCGCGACATGGTGCAGGAGGCAGTCAACCGCTGGTGGTTTCCGGTGCTGATGATGTTCGGGCCGCCTGATACCGCATCGCCCAACAGCGCGCAGACCATGGCCTGGGGCATCAAACGTATCTCGAACGATGACTTGCGCCAGCGCTTTGTCGACGCGACCGTCGAGCAGGCGCGTGTGTTGGGCGTGACGTTGCCTGACCCTGGACTCACGTGGAATGAGGCGCGTGGCCACTACGATTTTTCACCGCTGGACTGGTCCGAATTCAAGCGTGTGCTGGACGGCCATGGC
Protein-coding regions in this window:
- a CDS encoding TetR/AcrR family transcriptional regulator, with translation MTQEPPRPPARSTYRHGDLRRALLDAGIELARAGGPDAIVLREATRRAGVAPNAAYRHFAGRLDLLQEVRAAALAALARAMETELDAIDPTWPQDAQARASLRAIGVGYLRFAQMETGLFRTAFAVPDEVENDADPDKAGNSGLNPFQLLGLALDRMTAAGVLPAERRPGAEYLAWSAVHGLALLIIDGPLRGRPPEQTGAIALRVVEMVENGL
- a CDS encoding YybH family protein, yielding MTTATNAANDEAQVRALIEEWAAAVRAKDVDAVMRHYAPDVVVFDVMPPLFVKGADAYRRNWQGWFDALEGQADFQFVELHLEVSGDLAYCFSVNRLRARYRDGAKHDAQTRATVCFRKIDGRWLVVHEHASVPMPVPEPACN
- a CDS encoding VOC family protein; amino-acid sequence: MQIQPYLFFEGRCEEALEFYKKTLGAKVDVVMHYKDAPKDAQPTAEQCGGMAPPLDKVMHAAFRVGETQVLASDGMASGKADFKGFGLSVSVADKAEAERTFKALGDGGQVTMPMSETFFANAFGMVADRFGITWMVIAPKPM
- a CDS encoding SRPBCC family protein → MLKIIAIVIVVAIVAVLGFAATRPDSFRVQREIDIKAPPEKVFALIDDFHHWTAWSPWEKLDPAMKRTYGGPTNGKGANYAWEGSSKVGAGRMEIVDSSLSNAPARIQIQLDFLKPFEAHNTAEFTLKPAGDLTHVTWAMYGPSPFISKVMGLFFSMDAVIGKDFEAGLANLKLAAES
- a CDS encoding DHA2 family efflux MFS transporter permease subunit, translated to MTHGIDERKRWLALIVLCLGVLMIVLDTTIVNVALPSIRADLGFSETSLVWVVNAYMLTFGGFLLLGGRLGDLFGHRKLFLLGITLFTLASAACGLANSQGLLIAARAVQGLGGAVVSAVSLSLIMNLFTSPADRAKAMGIYGFVCAGGGSIGVLLGGLLTSALSWHWIFLVNLPIGVAVYAACMALLPAGKPLADRAKLDVAGAIAVTTSLMLAVYAIVHGNEVGWTSTQTLAQLGTAVALMIAFLVIESRVSHPLMPLHMFALRNVATANVVGVLWAAAMFAWFFISALYMQRVLNYSAMQVGLAFLPANIIMAVFSLGLSAKLVMRFGIRAPLSLGLLVAAVGLVLFARAPAGGNFMLDVLPGMLLLGLGAGVAFNPVLLAAMSDVAPDESGLASGVVNTSFMMGGALGLAILASLAAARTNNLTAAGADAATALNGGYHLAFLLGAIAAVLASALAGAFVRTRAHAHTQDQASSAASI
- the paaA gene encoding 1,2-phenylacetyl-CoA epoxidase subunit PaaA → MYTQSLDQPGGLPTEQELAAVPQGEAELQARFDARIGADHKIEPQDWMPAPYRKTLLRQISQHAHSEVVGMLPEGNWISRAPSLKRKAILLAKVQDEAGHGLYLYSAAETLGSTRDEMIDALHEGRAKYSSIFNYPTLSWADVGVIGWLVDGAAIMNQVPLCRCSYGPYARAMIRICKEESFHQRQGFESLLTMMGGTQPQRDMVQEAVNRWWFPVLMMFGPPDTASPNSAQTMAWGIKRISNDDLRQRFVDATVEQARVLGVTLPDPGLTWNEARGHYDFSPLDWSEFKRVLDGHGPCNRERLATRKRAHEEGEWVREAALAYARKQAERAAATEQAA